TATTCCGCGCCGCGCCAGCTACGCCTACTACGATCCGTTTTACGACCCATTCTACCACGATCCTTTTTACTATGATCCGTTCTGGAACAATGCCCGTTACGGAAGCGGCCTTAGCGTAAGCATCAGCTATGGCATGGGATGGGGAGGCTTTTACGGCTATCCGCGCTACGGTTACAGCAACTGGTGGCCTAACAGCTACGGACACGGGTATTACAATGGGTACCACAGAGGCTACAGCAATGGGTACTATGCCGGCAACCCTTATAATTTCTATCACGACAGACCCGTAGTTCTTGGGCCACGCACTAAAACGCAGTATGGCCCGCGCGGAAGCCGCAGCAGTGTGGTTGCCACCAGAAGCGACGAGCAGTCAGGCCGTCCGGCACGTGGCGAGGCCGTAAGAGGCGAGCGCACCGAAGAGAGCAGGTCGCGTGAAGCCGTTGGGCGCCAGTCGCGCAGCAGCAGAAGCACAGTGGCTCCGGAGAGTGGCACAAACGAAAGGGTAGTGCTGCCAGCAAGACCTAGCCGCCGCTCTAACGGAAGCACTACCACGCAACCACAGCAGCAGCGTACGCAGCCAACCGAAACGACCCGTCCTGCCCGACGTACCCGCGAGGTAACGCCGAGCCGCTCATCGGAGCAGACGCGCCCAACCCCAACACGCACCCGTACCGAGGAAAGCAGCCGCCCATCGCGCACCTACGAAAGCCGCCCAAGCCGCAGCGAGAGCCGTCCGGTTCAAACGCCAACGTATGAGCGAAGCAGCAGTTCTTCGTCTTCGTCTGGCTCTAGCACCGGTAGCAGCAGTGGCGGTGGCCGCCCTTCACGAAGAGGAAATAATTAAGTATAGCACAAACTCCATATAACATGAAGAAGACACTATTGGCCATCCTGGCGCTTTTGCTGGGCTGGGGTGGTACTGCTTTTGCCCAGACAGCCGAAGACGCTTTGCGTTATTCACAGCTGGGTGTGGCGGGTAGCGCGCGCATACAAGGAATTGGTGGAGCACAGGCAGCTCTTGGAGCCGACATCTCTAGCCTGTTTGGCAACCCGGCTGGTCTGGGCATGTTCCGCAGGTCAGAGTTTTCCATCACACCGGGCCTGCAGTATAGTAAAACCAAAACAACAATTGAGGGTATTGGCGGCGGTGGCTGGAATGAGGAAGAGAGCATGTTTACAGTTCCTCAGCTTGGCCTGGTGCTGTCGAACCGCCGCGCCGACAACGATGAAAGCGACTGGCGCGGGGTGAACCTCGGCATTGGCTTCTCAAGACTGAACAACTTCAACGATCAGGTTTTATATAATACTACTGCTGAAGCGCCAAACACCATTGTGGATTACTTTGCCGATTTAGCAGATGGCGTTTCGCAGGGTGCGCTGGATGAAGAGTATGACAGCGGCATTACCACATTGGAAGGGCTGGCGTATGGCACGTACCTTATCAACTTCAGGGACGAGTATGGCAATCCTACTTCCTTTGCCAACCCGCTGTACACCGTTGGCCAAAGCGCCCAAATTGAACGTATAATGCGCCGTGGTTCGCAAAATCAATTGGACATTGGCGTGGGTACCAGCTATAAAGACAAAATTTACCTTGGAGCCTCATTGGGCATCGTAACCAGCAGGTTCACGCAGGAGAGCAGCTTCAGGGAGTTTGGCAACTACGTAGATACGTTTGATGAAAACAACGAAGTGGTGCTGGATGGTGAGTATGACCTGACGCTGCGTGATGAATTCACCACCAGGGGAGCAGGCGTAAACCTGAAAGTTGGTGTAATTGCACGCCCAACCGATGCCCTGCGTCTGGGGCTAAGCATCCAAACGCCAACGGCTTACAGTTTCACCGACGAGTACCGCTCTTCAATTACGGCTACTACGGTAAACCCGGAGACGGGAGCGCCGGAAACATTAACCGAGTCTACCTTGCCAGGGGAGTTTAACTACCGCCTGACAACGCCGTTCCGTGCCACCGGTGGAGCCGCATTCTTCATCCAGAAGTATGGCTTTATCACGGCCGACGTGGAATTTGTGAACTACGGGGGCATGCGCTTTTCAGAGGATGAGGAGTTCAGCACGTCGAGCGGCTACTTTACCGGTGTGAATGATGCTATCTCTAATACCTATCAGTCGGCTATCAACTTTAATGTAGGCGCAGAGGCACGCTACGAGGCTTTCAGGTTCCGTTTAGGGTATGCCCACTCCGGCGACCCGTACAAGAATTCTGACCTGGATGGCTCGATCAAATCCTATACTGTGGGAGCCGGTGTTCGCCTGCAGAACTACTTTATAGACCTGGCTTACGTAAGCAGCAACCGGTCTACCCGCTATTCACCTTATACCTTCAGCTCGGGCGGCGGAGAGCCCATCCTGAATATGGACCGCAAGCAGGAGTCAGCACTACTGACAGTTGGCTACAACTTCTAAGTGTGAAGTATAAATTCAGAAGTATAAATTTAGAAGGCGGCAGTTCCACCACGGGGCTGCCGCCTTTTTTGGTGCGCACCGGGTACAAATATAGCCTTAACAGGAAGTATAGGTATGGTTTTGGCTATGCCTTATGGCTATACCGTAATATTCTTTTAACTTAGAGGAGCTAAACTAACAAGACGAAACATGCATATCAGACTAAAATCAAACCTTTTGGCTGTCGTGCTTCTGTGCTTTGCCTTTATGGCGCAGGCGCAGCAGAAGAAAGACATCACCCTGGAGGATATCTACCGCACGGGCACCTTCCGCGGGCAGTCGGTGTACGGCGTTAACTGGATGAACGACGGCCGCTACTACAGCTCGACCGTTGCCGACGACAAGAACAAAGTATACGACATCGTGAAGTATGACGTGACCACGGGCAAACCAGTGGCCACTATCATCGAGGGCGAAAACCTGGTGCCGGCTGGCAGCAATGCCCCAATCCAGTACGACGATTACACGTTCTCCTCAGACGAGCAGAAGGTGTTGTTCTCCACCGACACCGAACAGATTTACCGTCGCTCATCTAAGGCTGAGTTCTACATCTACGATATCGCCTCTAAAAAACTGACGAAGCTAAGCGACGGCGGCAAGCAAATGTATGCCTCCTTCTCGCCGGATGCCAAGCGCGTTGCCTTTGCCCGCGAAAACAACATGTTCGTGACCGACCTGAGCAATATGAAGGAAACTCAGATCACCACCGACGGCAAGTTTAACTCCATCATCAACGGTTATTCTGACTGGGTGTATGAGGAGGAGTTCTCTTTCGCCAAGGGCTTCGATTGGTCGCCGGACGGAAAGAAGATTGCTTTCTACACGTTTGATGAGACGAACGTACCGGAGTTTAACATGCAGATGTGGGGCGAACTGTACCCGCAGGATTACAAGTTCAAGTACCCTAAAGCCGGCGAGGCCAACTCAACCGTGAAAGTGTCGGTGTATGACGTGAACAGCGGCCAAACCGTGAAAATGGACACCGGTAATGAGCAGGATATCTACATCCCCCGCATCAAATGGACTAACAACCCGAACCTGCTGTCTATCCAGAAAATGAACCGCCTGCAGAACACCCTCGAGATTCTGCACGCCAACGCCACCACCGGAAAATCGGACGTGGTGCTGAAGGAAACGAGCAAAACCTACATCGACGTTACCGACGACTTGACCTACCTAAAGGACGGCAAGAACTTTATTCATTCTTCGGAGAAAGACGGCTACAACCACCTGTACCTCTACAATATGAACGGCAAACTGGTGCGCCAGATCACTAACGGCAACTGGGAGGTAAGCAGCTACGAAGGGTATGACGAGAAAAATGACCGCCTGTACTACATGTCTACCGAAGTGTCGCCGCTGGAGCGCCACCTGTACAGCATCAGCAGCAAAGGCAAAAAGAAGCAGCGCCTGACCGAGAAATCAGGAACGCACAACATCAACCTGAGCAATGACTTTAAGTACTACCTGGATTATTATTCTGCCGCTAACACCCCACCAACCGTGAGCCTGCACTCTGCAAAAGACGGTAAGTTAATCAAGGTGCTGGAGGAGAACGAGAAGCTGAAGAACACGCTGGCTCAATATGATATCGCGAAGCAGGAGTTCTTCACGATGAATACCGCCGACGGCACCAAGCTGAACGGCTGGATGATTAAACCAACAGATTTCGACCCGAACAAAAAGTACCCGGTGCTGATGTTCGTGTACGGCGGACCAGGCTCGCAGACGGTAACCAACAGCTGGGGCGGCAACAACTACCTGTGGTACCAGGTGCTGGCTGATAAGGGCCTGATTGTGGTAAGTGTGGATAACCGTGGAACAGGAGCCCGTGGCGCTGACTTCAAAAAGGTGACCTACGCGAACCTAGGCAAGTATGAAATTGAAGATCAGATTGAGGCGGCTAAGTGGCTGGGCAAGCAGCAGTACGTGGACAAGGACCGCATCGGTATCTGGGGCCACAGCTACGGCGGCTACATGACGCTACTGGGCCTGACTAAAGGCGAAGGCGTATTCCGTGCCGGTATCTCGGTTGCCCCGGTTACCAACTGGAGATTCTATGACTCTATCTATACTGAGCGTTACCTGAAAACACCGCAGGAGAACGCCGCGGGTTATGACGAGAACTCGCCGCTGTTCTTTGCCGATAAACTGCAGGGCGACCTGCTGCTGATCCACGGTACTGGCGACGACAATGTGCATTTCCAGAACGCAGTGGCGATGCAGGATGCGCTGATTAGTGCCAATAAGCAGTTTGAGAGCTTCTATTACCCGAACCGTAACCACGGGGTAGGCGGAGGCATTACC
Above is a window of Pontibacter akesuensis DNA encoding:
- a CDS encoding OmpP1/FadL family transporter, which gives rise to MKKTLLAILALLLGWGGTAFAQTAEDALRYSQLGVAGSARIQGIGGAQAALGADISSLFGNPAGLGMFRRSEFSITPGLQYSKTKTTIEGIGGGGWNEEESMFTVPQLGLVLSNRRADNDESDWRGVNLGIGFSRLNNFNDQVLYNTTAEAPNTIVDYFADLADGVSQGALDEEYDSGITTLEGLAYGTYLINFRDEYGNPTSFANPLYTVGQSAQIERIMRRGSQNQLDIGVGTSYKDKIYLGASLGIVTSRFTQESSFREFGNYVDTFDENNEVVLDGEYDLTLRDEFTTRGAGVNLKVGVIARPTDALRLGLSIQTPTAYSFTDEYRSSITATTVNPETGAPETLTESTLPGEFNYRLTTPFRATGGAAFFIQKYGFITADVEFVNYGGMRFSEDEEFSTSSGYFTGVNDAISNTYQSAINFNVGAEARYEAFRFRLGYAHSGDPYKNSDLDGSIKSYTVGAGVRLQNYFIDLAYVSSNRSTRYSPYTFSSGGGEPILNMDRKQESALLTVGYNF
- a CDS encoding S9 family peptidase, with the translated sequence MHIRLKSNLLAVVLLCFAFMAQAQQKKDITLEDIYRTGTFRGQSVYGVNWMNDGRYYSSTVADDKNKVYDIVKYDVTTGKPVATIIEGENLVPAGSNAPIQYDDYTFSSDEQKVLFSTDTEQIYRRSSKAEFYIYDIASKKLTKLSDGGKQMYASFSPDAKRVAFARENNMFVTDLSNMKETQITTDGKFNSIINGYSDWVYEEEFSFAKGFDWSPDGKKIAFYTFDETNVPEFNMQMWGELYPQDYKFKYPKAGEANSTVKVSVYDVNSGQTVKMDTGNEQDIYIPRIKWTNNPNLLSIQKMNRLQNTLEILHANATTGKSDVVLKETSKTYIDVTDDLTYLKDGKNFIHSSEKDGYNHLYLYNMNGKLVRQITNGNWEVSSYEGYDEKNDRLYYMSTEVSPLERHLYSISSKGKKKQRLTEKSGTHNINLSNDFKYYLDYYSAANTPPTVSLHSAKDGKLIKVLEENEKLKNTLAQYDIAKQEFFTMNTADGTKLNGWMIKPTDFDPNKKYPVLMFVYGGPGSQTVTNSWGGNNYLWYQVLADKGLIVVSVDNRGTGARGADFKKVTYANLGKYEIEDQIEAAKWLGKQQYVDKDRIGIWGHSYGGYMTLLGLTKGEGVFRAGISVAPVTNWRFYDSIYTERYLKTPQENAAGYDENSPLFFADKLQGDLLLIHGTGDDNVHFQNAVAMQDALISANKQFESFYYPNRNHGVGGGITSLHRFKMMTDFLERKLINPGKAAVNQ